AACAGTCAGGACATTTAGAGCTACAAGCGTTCTTATTATCGATTTCATACATCAAATTATCAATGCCTACTTTTGTTGACATCCCATAGATATAGGTATTATTGTAGTAAGTTAGCAAGTATATGATTTGGTAATGTTCCTTGAGCAACGATATTGGCAAAATTCTGCTAGCAAAAACCAACACCATCGCTGAAAGTTGGATCGAAAGCATTCGCCAAAATATAGACATCAAAAGCTCCAAAGGTCTTGCCCATACATCGGTACGCAACAGCATTCCTCTAGTTATAGAAGCACTGGCTAGTTTACTCTCAGATTCCATAACCGATAAACCGCAACAGTTAAAAGATGGTGGTTTAGAGCATGGATTTGTTAGAGCCGAACAAGGCTATGACGTGGCTGAAATTATGCGGGAATATAGTTTATTACGGACAATTATCTTTGCTACCTTGAAGTCAGATTTGTTAGCTGGCTCTAAAGATGAAATGTTTCAGGCAATAGAGCTTATTGATTCGGTAGTAGATCAAGTTATCTCTTTGTCTCTAGATAGCTATGTAGATGGGCGATTAGAAGAATTCAAGCAGCTAAGAGGTCAACTGGTACTAACCAATCAAGAATTAACGCGCCTAGTAGAGACACAAAAAGAAGATCTGGCTCATTTGGCACATGAACTCAAATCTCCCCTTAATTCTATAATGGGCTTTTCTAGCCTTTTGATGCAGCAACAGCAAAGATCTACTCAAGGAGAAAATGCTCTGGATCTACAAATGACCAGAAAAGTTATTAAAAATAGTAAACAATTGCTGCGTTTAATTAATGACGTGCTGGAAATGTCTCGTTATGAAGCGGGTAAAATACCCTTGAACGTGGAAGCGCTCGATTTGCGATCGCTAATCCTCGGAGTTACGGAAGCTTTTGAACCTTCTGCCAATCAAAAAAATCTGGAAATAATTTTTGATGACAATGACGCTCCCCAATTGGTACAAAGTGATTTATTAAGACTACAGCAGGTGGTTACTAATTTAGTTAGCAACGCTATTCACTACACCGAATCAGGAACTATAAGAATTACCTGTAAAAGCAATGACCATAATCGATGGTCAATTGCGGTTGAAGATACAGGTATAGGTATTAGCCCAGAAGTACAAACTCATATTTTTGAACCTTATTATCGAGCTAGTTCACTGGGCAATGGCACTGGCTTAGGATTAGCCATTGTTGAGAAGCTAGTCAAGCTACTGCAAGGCAAAGTTGATTTAGTTTCCCAACTCGAAAAAGGCTCTACTTTTACCGTAACTTTTCCCATGACGGTCGTTTTATCTTAGATTAAAAGTAGGGGCGAACGGCTCTAAGACTGACTTTTGACTTATAGAACAAATTAACCAACGGTGGCTACAGAACCACCATCAACTCGATAATTTGCACCCACGACAAAACTTGAGTGTTGAGAACAAAGAAAGGCAATTACCGCAGCTACTTCTTGCGCCTTGCCTCGACGACGTAATTCTAAGTGAGGGCGTTTTTCATCCAGAAAAGTTTCAATTGCTTCGTCAAAACTCATTCCTTTTTCTTTGGCTCGTTTTTCCATCATGGCATCAGTCATCGGTGTGGCGATATAAGCAGGAGAAACCGAGTTGATCAAAATACCGTCCTTAGCAAAGGCTTTAGATAGATTTTTGGTTAAATTGAGTATTCCAGCTTTTGCTGCACAGTAAGGCATCTCATCGGTGTATGGCTGCACGGCATCTTCTGAACCAATGAGAACAATTCTGCCCCAGCCTTCTTTCTGCATAGAGGGAATAAAAGCTCTACACAGTCTTACCGCAGACATAAAATCAACATCTATAGTTTCGTACCAGTCTTCATCGGTTAGACTTAAAAATTCTTTGGTTGAACCTGTTATCCCAGCGCAGTTGACTAAAATATGAACCGTACCATAATGTTCAAGTATCTGTTGTTTTGCTGCTTCAACTGCTTCTAAGTTTGTTAAATCGGCGGTTACTGATATGGCTTCACCAATCTTGTTAATTTCTGCTGCGGTTGTGTTTAATTCATCATTAGTTTTATCTATTAAAGCAATTTTAACGCCCTCGGCTGCTAACAACTTGGCTGTTGCCCTGCCCATGCCAGAGTCTCCTCCACTAATTACGGCTACCTTATCTTTTATGCCAAAATCCATGCTTATTCCTGTATTTCTTTAATTTGGTTTTTGTCGTTAAATTACTACGTGATACGCTTTTACTCTTTAATTCTTGATTACGAATTATATTTTTAGCTAATATCGTATTGTTTCTTTTTTAAACTTAAAGTCAGAAAGCTTATCGATAATCTAAGATTTGCAGTTATAAATACTTTTTTCGGGTGACTGCTATTTTTAAGAAGTATTTGCTACTAATTAATAGTCAAACATTTGTGGCAATATTTTATCTATCTTAGGTTGAATTATATCAACTGCTTAAAAAAATAAACGATGATTAAACATAGCTCTCATTACTTATTGAGCTAACGAAAATATGTATTTCTTGGGGCAGATGTATTTTATAATTAACGCTCTATGCTTTTGACTACTTACTAAATTTGAGAGCGATTTTTCTTTATTTTGTAAAAAGCGATCGCTCTCAAATCAATCATTCGTATGTATGTAATGATAAATATTATTGAGCAGTTTCTGGATTTACTTGACTAGGTGTAAACTCTGCTGCTATACAGCTTTTCATAGCTTTTTCGCTAGATATTTCAATGCTTGTCAAATCAAGAGTACACTCAGCATATTGTGCAGGCAGCAGACTACGACGGCAGTTATCCAAAGCCATACCAGACTTAACTTGCTTTAAACTATCACTAATATCGATGACGCAACTAGCCAACTCATTGGGTCTACGAACACGATAGCAAGACTGCAAAGCATCATCTCCCTTTATATCAGTATTAGCTTTAATATCTTGAACACAAGAAGCAAGCAACCTAGGTTCTAAAGCATCTGAACAAGCTGCTGCTGCTGATGATTTGGCAACACCATCAAGAATTAGACTATCGGCACAACTACCAATATCACCAGCGATCGCTGGAGAATTGGGGATAGCTAATAAAAACACAGGTAAAGAAACTAAACTAGTCCAACGAATAACCTTTACTAGAATTTGCATGGCAATTTAACAATATTTTTAACTCACACCCATATTAAGGGTAGATCACCAAAACTGGAATGAGAAAATATAAAAGGATTAGGGATGAGGAAAATAAGCAATTGAAATATCCTTTTTCCTTTTATCTAATATTGTGGAATGCTAGAATCTATCTCCTCACTCCAAGCGGCAATACCGCCTTTGACATTTGTGCCTTCAATTCCCGCTTCTTTAAGAATATTTAAAGCTTTTGCCGATCGCCCTCCGAGTTTACAATGAGCAATAAGACGATGACCATTAACTAATTCTTTTACTTTATTTATGCCGCTGCCGTCTTCTAGTTCAGACAAGGGAACTAAAATCGAACCGTCAATTTTGGCAATTTCGTATTCATGGGGATTACGAACATCTAGCAAGACAAAATCATCTTTACCGCTATCCATAAGCTGCTTCAAATCTTTGACCGACATTTCTGGGATCATATTTTCTGCCTCTTTGGCTGCTGCTGCTGCTTGAGGTATACCACAAAACTCTTGATAATCAATTAGTTTTTCGATTACAGGACGCTCAGGATTAGGTCGCAGCTTAAGCTCACGGAACTTCATGTCCCAAGCATTATAAAGCAGTAATCTACCGCTGAGGGTATTTTCTGCACCCAAAATAATCTTAATTGCTTCTGTTGCCTGAATTGTGCCAATAATGCCACAGAGAACCCCTAATACTCCTCCCTCGGCGCAGGAAGGAACCATTCCTGGTGGTGGTGGTTCGGGATATAAATCGCGGTAGTTAGGGCCACCCTGGTAGTTAAAGACCGTTGCCTGTCCTTCAAAACGGAAGATAGATCCGTAGACATTAGGTTTGTCTAGCAATACACAAGCATCGTTAGTCAAATAACGAGTAGGGAAGTTATCTGTACCATCAACAACTACGTCATAAGGAGCTAAAATATCTAGGGCATTTTCGGAACTAATAGCCGTTTCGTATAAATCTACCTGACAATGGGGATTAATACTATGAATACGGTCTTTTGCTGACTGAATCTTTGGTTTGCCTACCCATGATTCACTGTGAATAATCTGACGTTGCAAATTGGAACTATCAACAATATCAAAGTCTACTAGACCAATTCTGCCAATACCTGCTGCTGCAAGATATAACAAAAGGGGAGAACCAAGACCACCACTACCGATACAGAGAACGCTAGCTGCCTTGAGACGTTTTTGTCCTTCTAATCCTACTTCTGGCAGAATGATATGGCGCGAGTACCTTTGATACTCATCTTTATTAAGTTCGATTGCTTCCAAGTTTGGATTAAGCATGGTTATTATCAAAGCGCGTTAGCGAAGCTTAACGAAGTTATTGCTGCCCAGACAATCGAGGTCAGCATTTTTACTATAAGCATCTAATTATATAACTATGATCGCAATTATCTTTTAATTTTGCCAGAAGAATAAAGCGATCGCGTCTTCTCTAATTAAGCAAAAGTTGATTTAAAGCGATCTCCATCTTAGTAATGAGTTCATGACTGCTTTTACTCGGCGTGCTGACGATACCAGTCAATAGTATTTTTTAAGCCTTGGCGAAATTCTGTTTCTGCCACAAAGCCAAATTTTTCTTTTGCTCTTTGGGTATCTAAACAACGTCGAGGTTGACCATTAGGCTGATCCGTTTGCCAGACAATCTCTCCTTGAAAATCCATTAACTCGCAAATAGTTTCTACCAAATCTTTAATGGGTACTTCATGATTAGTACCTAAATTGACTGGCGCAGCTTCATTATATTTTTGGGTTGCCATAACAATACCCCGCGCTGCATCAGTAGAATATAGAAATTCGCGAGTCGGGCTACCATCTCCCCAGGCTGGTAATTCTTTATCTCCACGTTGTTGAGCCTCATAGACTTTGCGAATCAAGGCAGGAATAACGTGAGAACTACTGGGATCAAAATTATCTTCAGGGCCATAAAGATTAACGGGCAAGAGATAAATACCGTTAAAGTCATATTGCTGCCGATAGGCTTCTAACTGAACCAGTAAAGCTTTTTTGGCAATACCGTAGGGGGCATTAGTTTCTTCAGGATAACCGTTCCACAAATCATCTTCTTTGAAGGGGACGGGAGTAAATTTGGGGTAGGCGCAGATTGTACCGACACAGACAAACTTACTTATACCTTCTTGATAGGCAGCATG
This DNA window, taken from Pleurocapsa sp. FMAR1, encodes the following:
- the moeB gene encoding molybdopterin-synthase adenylyltransferase MoeB, which produces MLNPNLEAIELNKDEYQRYSRHIILPEVGLEGQKRLKAASVLCIGSGGLGSPLLLYLAAAGIGRIGLVDFDIVDSSNLQRQIIHSESWVGKPKIQSAKDRIHSINPHCQVDLYETAISSENALDILAPYDVVVDGTDNFPTRYLTNDACVLLDKPNVYGSIFRFEGQATVFNYQGGPNYRDLYPEPPPPGMVPSCAEGGVLGVLCGIIGTIQATEAIKIILGAENTLSGRLLLYNAWDMKFRELKLRPNPERPVIEKLIDYQEFCGIPQAAAAAKEAENMIPEMSVKDLKQLMDSGKDDFVLLDVRNPHEYEIAKIDGSILVPLSELEDGSGINKVKELVNGHRLIAHCKLGGRSAKALNILKEAGIEGTNVKGGIAAWSEEIDSSIPQY
- a CDS encoding sensor histidine kinase produces the protein MSNDIGKILLAKTNTIAESWIESIRQNIDIKSSKGLAHTSVRNSIPLVIEALASLLSDSITDKPQQLKDGGLEHGFVRAEQGYDVAEIMREYSLLRTIIFATLKSDLLAGSKDEMFQAIELIDSVVDQVISLSLDSYVDGRLEEFKQLRGQLVLTNQELTRLVETQKEDLAHLAHELKSPLNSIMGFSSLLMQQQQRSTQGENALDLQMTRKVIKNSKQLLRLINDVLEMSRYEAGKIPLNVEALDLRSLILGVTEAFEPSANQKNLEIIFDDNDAPQLVQSDLLRLQQVVTNLVSNAIHYTESGTIRITCKSNDHNRWSIAVEDTGIGISPEVQTHIFEPYYRASSLGNGTGLGLAIVEKLVKLLQGKVDLVSQLEKGSTFTVTFPMTVVLS
- a CDS encoding SDR family NAD(P)-dependent oxidoreductase; amino-acid sequence: MDFGIKDKVAVISGGDSGMGRATAKLLAAEGVKIALIDKTNDELNTTAAEINKIGEAISVTADLTNLEAVEAAKQQILEHYGTVHILVNCAGITGSTKEFLSLTDEDWYETIDVDFMSAVRLCRAFIPSMQKEGWGRIVLIGSEDAVQPYTDEMPYCAAKAGILNLTKNLSKAFAKDGILINSVSPAYIATPMTDAMMEKRAKEKGMSFDEAIETFLDEKRPHLELRRRGKAQEVAAVIAFLCSQHSSFVVGANYRVDGGSVATVG
- a CDS encoding GDP-L-fucose synthase family protein, whose protein sequence is MLDLQDKRILVTGGTGFLGKQVVDQLCKAGATIGKISTPRSRALDLRQWSNCQQAVKEQDIVVHLAAHVGGIGLNREKPAELFYDNLMMGTQLIHAAYQEGISKFVCVGTICAYPKFTPVPFKEDDLWNGYPEETNAPYGIAKKALLVQLEAYRQQYDFNGIYLLPVNLYGPEDNFDPSSSHVIPALIRKVYEAQQRGDKELPAWGDGSPTREFLYSTDAARGIVMATQKYNEAAPVNLGTNHEVPIKDLVETICELMDFQGEIVWQTDQPNGQPRRCLDTQRAKEKFGFVAETEFRQGLKNTIDWYRQHAE